One window of Aerococcus tenax genomic DNA carries:
- a CDS encoding thioredoxin family protein, whose amino-acid sequence MIKELDKETFKEDLQNGTVLVDFYSKTCGPCKMLSFILDDVGKTKGEDLSIIKISFEENPDLVEEYGVEGYPTLIAFKDGEEVSRKAGLQQKPVILKMIEEAE is encoded by the coding sequence GTGATCAAAGAATTAGACAAAGAGACTTTCAAAGAAGATTTACAAAATGGGACCGTTTTGGTCGATTTTTACTCCAAAACTTGCGGTCCTTGCAAGATGTTATCCTTTATCTTAGACGATGTGGGCAAGACTAAGGGGGAGGACCTCTCCATCATCAAAATTTCCTTTGAAGAAAACCCTGACTTAGTTGAAGAATACGGCGTTGAAGGCTATCCTACCTTAATCGCCTTTAAAGACGGCGAAGAAGTCAGCCGTAAAGCCGGCCTCCAACAAAAACCAGTGATTTTAAAGATGATTGAAGAAGCAGAATAA
- a CDS encoding enoyl-CoA hydratase/isomerase family protein — MFDNLLYEIDQQVATITMNRPDSANGMDQGMIKDLVAAFRRVETEPDVRVVVLRAKGKLFSGGGDMEWMNDMVDQGQSFASTDIYRANEIAQAIRSVSKPVVAAVHGTVAGGAAGIIMACDFRIMSDKAKIVPAFSNIGLSGDTGLIYSLILSLGFSRTYEIMALGQVITAQEANDWGLVTRLASPEDFEATVAEFIELLKNRPTLALARQKAAMNEFFYQDLAKFGLSEAVNIPYLSTTEDFKQAIKGFVNKEEVHFQGK, encoded by the coding sequence ATGTTTGACAATTTACTTTATGAAATTGATCAGCAAGTGGCGACCATTACCATGAATCGTCCCGACAGTGCTAATGGCATGGACCAAGGGATGATCAAGGACTTAGTGGCCGCTTTTCGCCGTGTGGAGACTGAACCTGACGTTCGGGTGGTCGTCCTGCGCGCCAAGGGCAAGCTGTTTTCGGGTGGCGGAGACATGGAGTGGATGAATGACATGGTTGACCAAGGCCAGTCCTTTGCTTCCACGGACATCTACCGGGCCAATGAAATTGCCCAAGCCATCCGCAGTGTCTCTAAACCAGTTGTGGCAGCCGTTCACGGGACCGTAGCTGGTGGAGCAGCGGGGATTATCATGGCCTGTGATTTTCGGATCATGAGCGACAAGGCTAAGATCGTGCCGGCTTTCTCCAATATTGGCTTAAGTGGCGACACGGGCTTGATTTATTCCTTGATACTGTCTTTGGGCTTTAGTCGGACCTATGAGATCATGGCGCTAGGTCAAGTCATTACCGCCCAAGAAGCTAATGACTGGGGGTTAGTGACCCGTTTAGCTAGTCCGGAAGACTTTGAAGCTACCGTCGCTGAATTTATCGAACTCTTGAAGAACCGGCCAACCCTGGCCTTAGCTAGACAAAAAGCAGCCATGAATGAATTCTTCTACCAAGACTTGGCTAAATTTGGCCTCAGTGAAGCGGTCAATATCCCATATCTTTCCACAACCGAGGACTTCAAGCAAGCCATCAAGGGCTTTGTCAATAAGGAAGAGGTTCATTTTCAAGGTAAGTAA
- a CDS encoding NAD(P)H-dependent flavin oxidoreductase, whose amino-acid sequence MSMTDVCEMLGIKYPIFCGAMGGISRPELVAAVSNAGGMGILMTAGMKDEAKIREAVQKTRELTDKPFGANVAIISGNAKEVLEVLIDEGVKFFTTGAGDPVPFIDMIHEADAKIFPVVPSARVARKVEDAGADGVVVEGMEAGGHVGQATTMTLTRQAVEAVDHVPVIAAGGIADGHGLAAAYALGADGVQVGTVLVASNEAPIHDNYKQAIVDANDTATFVSGSMTGAPIRIEKNAAAKKHHDMDMDPDVDVKGIEAYTIPSLTKAAADGDVKEEIVTYGQIAGLIHEVRPVKEIIESIFQEANEVIDALADKKI is encoded by the coding sequence ATGTCAATGACCGATGTATGTGAAATGTTAGGAATTAAATACCCAATCTTTTGTGGGGCCATGGGAGGAATTTCCCGTCCAGAACTAGTCGCTGCAGTCTCCAATGCCGGTGGGATGGGAATCCTAATGACCGCTGGGATGAAAGACGAAGCCAAGATCCGTGAAGCGGTGCAAAAGACCCGGGAATTAACCGACAAACCTTTTGGAGCCAACGTAGCTATTATTTCTGGTAACGCTAAAGAAGTTCTTGAAGTCCTTATTGACGAAGGTGTGAAATTCTTTACTACCGGTGCGGGGGACCCGGTGCCTTTCATCGACATGATTCATGAAGCTGACGCTAAGATCTTCCCAGTGGTGCCAAGCGCCCGGGTAGCCCGCAAGGTAGAAGATGCTGGCGCGGACGGCGTAGTCGTTGAAGGGATGGAAGCAGGAGGTCACGTGGGTCAAGCCACCACCATGACCCTAACCCGCCAAGCCGTTGAAGCGGTTGACCATGTCCCTGTCATTGCAGCAGGTGGGATCGCGGACGGCCACGGTTTAGCGGCTGCCTATGCCCTAGGTGCTGACGGCGTCCAAGTCGGAACTGTCCTCGTGGCTTCAAACGAAGCGCCAATCCATGACAACTACAAACAAGCTATCGTGGACGCAAACGACACCGCGACCTTTGTGTCAGGCTCCATGACCGGGGCTCCGATCCGGATTGAAAAGAACGCTGCCGCCAAGAAACACCACGACATGGATATGGATCCTGATGTAGATGTTAAAGGCATTGAGGCCTACACCATTCCATCCCTCACCAAGGCTGCTGCAGACGGTGATGTGAAGGAAGAAATCGTGACTTACGGGCAAATTGCTGGCTTAATCCATGAAGTCCGCCCGGTCAAAGAAATTATCGAATCCATCTTCCAAGAAGCCAATGAAGTTATTGACGCCTTAGCTGACAAGAAAATTTAA
- a CDS encoding Abi family protein: MAFESKEFTDQVSLFQERGMHFNDPERAEETLNYISYYKIKEFAEPFVDYCNEVKQYKSITFEEVITRYYRDKNLRLHILHVIEDIEVALQTQIAFYLGKNTGEYGYLKANNWADIHNFSKKKIIKTQSKVNYRVKSQVKIAKKNPDSHREIINKLEQNGNSEYPPVWLGINLLMFGNLVYMLEIMSRRNKEPIANYFNCTMYELYTWMRMLNLVRNTCAHNRDLIDLRFITSVPIKEEWKKYLYIYGDDNNIVTDRIALPIIIIKYLMDQINPNYRFNSIRNILNKLIENDHKANYYGFKNKKSVLKLFK; encoded by the coding sequence ATGGCCTTTGAATCTAAGGAGTTTACAGATCAGGTAAGTCTATTTCAAGAACGTGGAATGCATTTTAATGATCCAGAACGAGCAGAAGAAACATTAAATTATATATCTTATTATAAAATTAAAGAATTCGCTGAACCCTTTGTAGATTATTGCAATGAAGTAAAACAATATAAGTCGATTACATTTGAAGAAGTTATTACAAGGTATTATAGAGATAAGAATTTACGGTTACATATTTTACATGTTATTGAAGATATAGAAGTGGCTTTACAAACACAGATAGCTTTTTACTTAGGGAAAAATACAGGCGAGTATGGGTATCTTAAAGCAAATAATTGGGCTGATATCCATAATTTTTCAAAAAAGAAAATTATTAAAACCCAATCTAAGGTCAACTATCGGGTGAAGTCTCAAGTTAAGATTGCAAAAAAGAATCCTGATAGCCATCGTGAAATAATAAATAAACTTGAACAGAATGGTAATTCCGAGTATCCTCCAGTTTGGTTGGGGATTAATCTGCTTATGTTTGGAAATTTAGTTTATATGCTAGAAATAATGTCGAGGCGTAATAAGGAACCTATTGCGAATTATTTTAATTGTACGATGTATGAATTATATACCTGGATGAGAATGCTTAATTTAGTTCGAAATACTTGTGCTCATAATCGAGATTTAATTGACTTACGTTTCATTACTTCTGTTCCAATAAAGGAAGAGTGGAAGAAATATCTTTATATCTATGGTGATGATAATAATATTGTTACAGATAGAATTGCCTTACCTATAATAATTATTAAGTATCTAATGGATCAGATAAATCCTAATTATCGTTTTAATTCTATTCGAAATATATTGAATAAATTAATTGAAAATGATCATAAGGCAAATTATTATGGATTTAAAAATAAAAAATCAGTTCTTAAATTATTTAAATAA
- a CDS encoding nitroreductase family protein: MSPFKNNDFSDVLLQRRSVRLFDPEVKISREELQEMVKETITAPSACNLQSWHFEIVDTEAGKEKLKSYFMPFNYPQIDSCSAMVLIFGDTQSHKNYRRVWEEAYEAGRITKEKLDEVFATFLPLYENGSREFLMADAMIDSSMAAMQLLLVVRGHGYEGNAIAGYNSKVAAQTLGLDPERYIPVLAVAIGKPAKNEEQAAVYQQRYDVDQVLHFFEE, encoded by the coding sequence ATGAGTCCATTTAAAAATAATGATTTTTCTGATGTCCTTTTGCAGCGGCGGTCGGTACGTCTATTTGACCCTGAGGTAAAAATTAGTCGGGAAGAATTGCAAGAGATGGTCAAAGAAACCATCACCGCGCCTTCCGCATGTAACTTACAATCCTGGCATTTTGAGATTGTTGACACTGAGGCGGGTAAGGAAAAGTTAAAATCCTATTTTATGCCCTTTAACTATCCGCAAATTGATTCTTGTTCCGCCATGGTGTTAATCTTTGGGGATACCCAGTCCCACAAAAACTACCGTCGTGTCTGGGAAGAGGCTTATGAAGCAGGGCGGATCACTAAGGAAAAATTAGATGAAGTCTTTGCGACCTTCTTACCCCTTTATGAGAATGGCTCACGAGAATTTCTGATGGCGGATGCCATGATCGATTCTAGTATGGCGGCTATGCAGCTTCTTTTAGTCGTTCGAGGCCATGGTTATGAGGGCAATGCGATTGCTGGTTATAACAGTAAGGTAGCTGCTCAAACTCTTGGTTTAGACCCTGAGCGCTATATTCCAGTTCTGGCAGTAGCAATCGGTAAGCCAGCCAAGAACGAGGAACAAGCTGCTGTCTACCAACAACGTTATGACGTCGACCAAGTTCTTCATTTCTTTGAAGAATAA
- a CDS encoding inositol monophosphatase family protein, with the protein MENKEIAKLMVSWAEEAKVQVDAGLNQDLRVKEKTSARDLVTVLDGELERFYRQEIKKHFPNDRILGEEGQGDQAQSLDGAVWIIDPIDGTLNFVKQRAHYVTMLARYVDGVGQVGLIYGLDTGQSLLALAQEGAYLNGQPLDLERQQALADVSLDQVLMSTEALPLDGDLGLYQLSKASLGLRIFGCAGLDVVHLALGRTGLYLNHLYPWDNAVALILADLCGFKVTDFKGQPLNLLDRQYVLMAYPKIHDQVLDYLINR; encoded by the coding sequence ATGGAAAACAAAGAGATTGCCAAGCTCATGGTCAGCTGGGCAGAAGAAGCTAAGGTCCAAGTCGATGCTGGTCTAAACCAAGACCTAAGAGTCAAGGAAAAGACAAGTGCCCGCGACCTGGTGACGGTTTTAGATGGTGAACTGGAACGCTTTTACCGCCAAGAAATTAAAAAGCACTTTCCCAACGACCGCATCCTTGGAGAAGAGGGGCAAGGGGACCAGGCCCAATCCCTGGACGGGGCGGTGTGGATCATTGATCCTATTGACGGCACGCTCAATTTTGTTAAGCAGCGGGCCCATTATGTGACCATGTTAGCTCGTTACGTAGATGGGGTTGGCCAAGTGGGGCTGATCTATGGCTTGGATACGGGTCAGTCGCTTTTAGCTCTGGCTCAAGAGGGCGCCTATTTAAATGGTCAGCCTCTGGATCTGGAGCGGCAACAAGCTTTGGCAGATGTCAGCTTGGACCAAGTCCTCATGTCTACTGAGGCTTTACCCCTAGATGGTGACCTCGGCCTCTATCAGCTGTCTAAAGCCAGCCTGGGCTTAAGAATTTTTGGCTGTGCGGGTTTGGATGTGGTCCACCTAGCTCTAGGACGGACGGGCCTTTACCTCAACCACCTCTACCCTTGGGATAATGCGGTGGCCTTAATCCTGGCAGACCTTTGCGGCTTTAAGGTGACCGATTTTAAAGGCCAGCCCCTGAATCTACTCGACCGTCAATATGTCCTGATGGCCTATCCCAAGATCCATGACCAAGTTCTGGACTATTTAATAAATAGATAG
- a CDS encoding cyclase family protein, with amino-acid sequence MSQDLSQLLNAKRVDLSHELHENIPLFNAFDPIQEKTLNTIDQDGFYAKEYTLATSYGTHIDSPGHFAAGKRLLDGVGLDELILPLYVLHLEKEVAADSDFSVTKEVILDYEADHGKIPAGTFVAFASDWSKRWDDPQAFYNEDENGQAHTPGWTVEALEFLAHERDVKAIGHENLDTDPGHIYHDQEALPGEFYWLDQDRYQVEVLNNLSALPTQGAVIVVAPLKVKGAPSFPARVYALVAEEE; translated from the coding sequence ATGTCACAAGATCTTTCCCAATTACTTAACGCCAAACGCGTCGACCTTTCCCATGAATTGCACGAAAATATTCCTTTGTTCAATGCCTTTGACCCCATTCAGGAAAAAACCTTGAACACAATCGACCAGGATGGCTTCTACGCCAAAGAATACACCCTAGCCACCTCTTACGGGACCCATATCGATTCCCCCGGTCACTTTGCAGCAGGTAAACGGCTCTTAGACGGCGTAGGATTGGATGAATTGATCTTGCCGCTCTATGTCCTCCACCTAGAAAAAGAAGTCGCTGCTGACTCCGACTTCTCCGTCACTAAAGAGGTCATCTTAGACTACGAAGCTGACCACGGCAAGATTCCCGCGGGAACTTTTGTTGCCTTTGCCAGTGACTGGTCCAAGCGCTGGGACGATCCCCAAGCCTTCTATAATGAAGACGAAAACGGCCAAGCCCATACCCCTGGTTGGACCGTGGAGGCCTTAGAATTTCTCGCCCATGAGCGCGATGTCAAAGCCATTGGCCATGAAAACCTGGATACCGATCCTGGGCACATCTACCATGACCAAGAAGCCTTACCGGGTGAATTCTACTGGCTGGACCAAGACCGCTACCAAGTCGAAGTCTTAAATAACCTCTCCGCCCTACCAACCCAAGGCGCAGTCATCGTCGTCGCTCCCCTCAAAGTCAAAGGCGCCCCCAGTTTCCCCGCCCGTGTCTATGCCTTGGTAGCTGAAGAGGAGTAA
- the fsa gene encoding fructose-6-phosphate aldolase, with protein MKFFLDTANIDEIKRINDLGLCDGVTTNPSLINKEGRDFEEIIKDIASTVDGPVSAEVTSYDYEGMVKEARELAAWADNVVVKIPMTEDGLKATHTLAQEGIKTNVTLIFSVSQGLLAAKAGATYISPFIGRIDDMGEDGLRLIAELREVLDIYGLDSQIIAASIRHIGHFEGAALAGAHVATIPGTIFPKLWSHPLTDKGIEGFKKDWDAFTKR; from the coding sequence ATGAAATTTTTCTTAGATACTGCAAATATTGATGAAATTAAGCGAATCAATGATTTGGGACTCTGTGACGGGGTAACCACTAACCCATCTTTAATTAACAAAGAAGGCCGCGACTTTGAAGAAATCATTAAAGACATTGCTTCAACTGTCGACGGACCGGTTTCAGCTGAAGTCACCAGCTATGACTACGAAGGCATGGTAAAAGAAGCCCGCGAATTAGCCGCTTGGGCGGACAATGTGGTCGTTAAGATTCCAATGACCGAAGATGGCTTAAAAGCCACCCACACCTTAGCCCAAGAAGGCATTAAGACCAACGTGACCCTAATCTTCTCCGTTTCCCAAGGACTCTTAGCCGCCAAAGCTGGAGCCACCTACATCTCCCCATTCATCGGTCGGATTGATGACATGGGTGAAGACGGCCTCCGCTTAATCGCTGAATTACGTGAAGTCTTAGACATCTATGGTCTCGACTCACAAATCATCGCCGCATCCATCCGCCACATCGGTCACTTCGAAGGCGCAGCCCTCGCCGGCGCTCATGTTGCCACCATCCCAGGCACCATCTTCCCTAAACTCTGGAGCCACCCACTCACCGACAAAGGCATCGAAGGCTTCAAAAAGGACTGGGACGCCTTCACGAAAAGATAG
- a CDS encoding LysR family transcriptional regulator, with the protein MKELNWQHLTYFIKVVECKSLTKAAAQLYLSPSTLSKAITKLEKKLRIPLIVKSGRDIQITYAGHKLAQRLVQGMTYITDSIREVQEELAQTSDSLSLSSSNLFSTTYFVIPELLKIFKEKYPQTAINYTEVLSQEVVMGVMDGSYDLACLSGEEFDPAYPGLKSIRLLKERLGILVPKDHPLAKYDSITFKQIQGETFFRTYDSEHLRHLAMEKYGRSTGDIHYNDINIRHKVMNDASIISLVQSGFGISLATKSASQTYPQVKYLAVRDMELYRETYLIYKAKAQLNPAAKDFIQLFSQKKDPLTQSISY; encoded by the coding sequence ATGAAAGAACTTAACTGGCAGCACCTGACTTACTTTATCAAGGTAGTCGAATGCAAAAGTTTGACTAAGGCAGCTGCCCAACTCTACCTGTCTCCCTCCACCCTGTCCAAGGCCATTACCAAACTGGAAAAGAAGCTCCGCATCCCGCTCATTGTGAAGTCTGGCCGCGACATTCAAATCACCTACGCCGGTCACAAGCTGGCTCAACGCCTGGTTCAAGGGATGACCTATATTACCGATAGTATTCGCGAGGTCCAAGAGGAACTGGCCCAGACCAGCGATAGCTTGTCCTTGTCCTCATCCAATCTCTTTTCGACGACTTACTTTGTTATCCCTGAACTGCTCAAAATCTTTAAGGAAAAATACCCCCAAACCGCCATCAACTATACCGAGGTTCTCAGCCAGGAAGTGGTCATGGGCGTCATGGACGGCAGTTACGACCTGGCCTGCCTAAGCGGTGAAGAATTCGACCCCGCTTATCCAGGATTAAAAAGTATTCGTCTGCTTAAGGAACGTCTAGGTATTTTGGTGCCAAAAGACCATCCCCTGGCTAAATATGACTCCATCACTTTCAAGCAAATTCAAGGGGAAACTTTCTTCCGCACCTATGATTCCGAGCACCTGCGCCACCTGGCCATGGAGAAGTATGGGCGCTCAACCGGGGATATCCACTACAATGACATCAACATCCGCCACAAGGTTATGAACGACGCCTCCATCATCTCCCTGGTCCAATCCGGCTTTGGCATTAGTCTAGCTACCAAGTCTGCCAGCCAGACTTATCCCCAGGTCAAATACTTAGCGGTCCGAGATATGGAACTGTACCGGGAAACCTACCTCATTTACAAGGCCAAGGCCCAACTCAATCCCGCGGCCAAAGACTTTATCCAACTCTTCAGTCAGAAAAAAGACCCGCTCACTCAGTCAATTAGTTATTAA
- a CDS encoding CaiB/BaiF CoA transferase family protein, producing the protein MTETRKDLIPEYGPLHGVRILGLGSIVAMPHVGNLLADLGAEFIQIERPGMGDSLRMLAPFSKKTKVSNGWMQDARNRLSITLESNLNNEDAKAVFLDLIKEVDIFMDNMVWLKKLGIDDDEMLEANPKLVICHISGFGQEAFGGEEGVSGRASFDMIGQAYGGFLNLNGEPDGAPMVVKPYLNDYVSALNATYGVLAAYIHAQKTGKGQVVDVAQYEAMARILCDTFVTYTENGEDKERTGNKTTAFQPYGLFFDKNGEYVVVGAFGRNVYNRFLEAVGFDKEYFAYEVAGNGVDAVMSERGQELDQKIKEWCSQRTAKEIEDTLNAHRVPASKVNKASDALNSEHFKARNNFVTYTDQTSGEEVTAFGVVPHMSETPGKVWRGAPAMGQDNELVYGDLLGYSEEKIAELKEKGLI; encoded by the coding sequence ATGACTGAAACTCGTAAAGACTTAATTCCTGAATACGGTCCCTTACATGGCGTGAGAATCCTCGGTTTAGGTTCCATTGTGGCCATGCCACATGTCGGTAACCTCTTAGCCGACTTAGGGGCTGAATTTATTCAAATCGAACGTCCCGGTATGGGGGACTCGCTGCGGATGTTGGCGCCTTTCTCTAAAAAAACCAAGGTGTCTAACGGCTGGATGCAAGACGCGCGGAACCGTTTAAGTATTACCCTAGAATCCAACCTCAACAATGAAGACGCCAAGGCAGTTTTCCTCGACTTGATTAAAGAAGTCGATATCTTCATGGACAATATGGTGTGGTTGAAGAAATTAGGCATTGACGATGATGAAATGTTAGAAGCTAATCCAAAACTCGTCATCTGCCACATCTCTGGTTTCGGCCAAGAAGCCTTTGGTGGCGAAGAAGGGGTTTCCGGACGGGCCTCCTTTGACATGATCGGCCAAGCTTACGGTGGCTTCTTGAACTTGAACGGGGAACCGGATGGGGCCCCAATGGTCGTGAAACCTTATCTCAACGACTATGTGTCTGCTCTAAACGCGACTTATGGAGTCCTAGCGGCTTATATCCACGCCCAAAAGACTGGTAAAGGCCAAGTGGTGGATGTGGCCCAATATGAAGCCATGGCCCGGATCCTCTGTGATACCTTTGTGACCTATACCGAGAATGGGGAAGACAAGGAACGGACCGGTAACAAGACCACGGCCTTCCAACCTTACGGCCTCTTCTTCGACAAGAACGGGGAATACGTGGTGGTTGGTGCCTTTGGACGCAATGTTTATAACCGTTTCCTTGAAGCAGTCGGCTTCGACAAGGAATACTTCGCCTATGAAGTCGCTGGTAACGGGGTAGATGCCGTGATGTCTGAACGTGGCCAAGAGCTCGACCAAAAGATTAAAGAATGGTGTAGTCAACGGACCGCTAAGGAAATCGAAGACACCCTAAACGCTCACCGGGTACCGGCTTCCAAGGTGAACAAGGCCTCAGATGCCCTCAATTCCGAGCACTTCAAGGCCCGCAACAACTTCGTGACCTATACCGACCAAACCAGTGGCGAAGAAGTCACTGCCTTCGGGGTGGTGCCACACATGAGCGAAACCCCAGGGAAAGTCTGGCGGGGTGCTCCAGCCATGGGTCAAGATAATGAATTAGTCTATGGCGACCTCCTAGGTTACTCCGAAGAGAAAATTGCTGAACTTAAAGAAAAAGGGCTTATTTAG
- a CDS encoding nitroreductase family protein has translation MTGIKNNDFSDVVFKRRSVRHFDPDFKISRDELKQIVKETVTAPSACNLQSWHFEIVDNEAGKEKLKSYFIPFNTPQIDSCSAMILIFGDTQSHKNYRKAWEDDYHAGKITKEAMEDNFSRILYRYEKGARDFLVNDATVDAAMAAMQLLLVVRAHGYEGNAIAGYDTTKAAETFGLDPYRYLPVMAVALGVPAKNGPAEEDHSDRYGLETILHFVDD, from the coding sequence ATGACTGGAATAAAAAATAATGATTTTTCGGATGTGGTCTTTAAGCGGCGGTCTGTTCGCCATTTCGATCCTGACTTCAAGATTAGCCGGGACGAATTAAAGCAAATCGTTAAAGAAACCGTGACGGCACCTTCCGCATGTAACCTACAATCTTGGCATTTTGAGATTGTGGATAATGAAGCGGGCAAGGAAAAATTAAAATCTTACTTTATTCCTTTCAACACCCCACAAATTGATTCCTGTTCTGCCATGATCCTAATTTTTGGCGATACCCAATCCCATAAGAATTATCGCAAGGCCTGGGAAGATGACTACCATGCCGGTAAGATTACTAAGGAAGCAATGGAAGATAACTTTTCCAGAATTCTTTACCGCTATGAAAAGGGCGCACGTGACTTCCTAGTCAATGATGCCACCGTGGATGCCGCTATGGCTGCTATGCAACTGCTTTTAGTGGTCCGGGCTCATGGCTATGAAGGTAACGCCATCGCCGGTTACGATACCACAAAGGCCGCTGAAACCTTCGGTCTGGATCCCTACCGTTACCTGCCTGTCATGGCCGTTGCCCTTGGCGTGCCTGCTAAAAACGGGCCAGCTGAGGAAGACCATTCCGATCGTTATGGTTTGGAGACAATCCTACACTTTGTGGATGATTAA
- a CDS encoding NAD(P)/FAD-dependent oxidoreductase produces the protein MSQYDLVIVGAGPAGMTAAIYGVRADLKVLMLDKLAPGGQVINTNEVDNYPGKPKINGAELCMDMFQHTQSLGADFDYKTVTRVQVADDGVMKTIYFAEDEETVQAPTVIVATGTRSRTLNIPGEEQFKGSAISWCAICDGAKYRDKDVVIIGGGNSAVDEGTYLAGIVNHLTIVTDFDLTADPASCDYLRSLDNVTVYPYKVVQSFEANEDGSLKGVKFADKESGENEQVVECDGVFEYIGAVPSTEFIQDLGITESHGYVETDAHMATAVPGIYGAGDSNSKFLRQIVTATSDGATAAQEASGYIKKLRAEGKYE, from the coding sequence ATGTCACAATATGATTTAGTGATTGTGGGGGCCGGACCTGCCGGAATGACCGCAGCGATTTATGGGGTACGGGCCGATTTAAAGGTATTAATGTTAGATAAATTAGCTCCCGGTGGCCAAGTGATTAACACCAATGAAGTCGATAACTATCCTGGTAAACCCAAGATTAATGGAGCCGAATTATGTATGGACATGTTCCAACATACCCAATCTTTAGGAGCTGACTTCGACTACAAGACCGTTACCCGGGTTCAAGTGGCTGATGATGGGGTCATGAAGACCATTTACTTTGCCGAAGATGAAGAAACCGTCCAGGCGCCAACGGTAATTGTGGCAACCGGAACCCGGTCGCGGACCTTAAACATCCCTGGGGAAGAACAATTCAAGGGTTCAGCCATCTCCTGGTGTGCCATCTGTGATGGGGCCAAATACCGTGACAAGGATGTTGTGATTATCGGTGGCGGGAACTCGGCTGTGGATGAGGGGACTTACCTAGCTGGTATTGTTAACCACCTTACCATCGTTACCGACTTTGACCTGACGGCTGACCCAGCTTCCTGTGACTACTTACGTTCCTTAGACAACGTGACAGTTTACCCTTATAAAGTCGTGCAAAGTTTTGAAGCCAATGAAGATGGCAGCCTCAAAGGGGTTAAATTTGCGGATAAGGAAAGCGGCGAAAACGAACAAGTCGTTGAATGTGATGGGGTCTTTGAATACATCGGTGCGGTGCCAAGTACCGAATTTATCCAAGACTTAGGCATTACCGAGTCCCACGGCTATGTGGAAACCGATGCCCATATGGCAACTGCTGTCCCAGGCATCTATGGCGCGGGAGACTCCAATAGTAAATTCTTACGGCAAATTGTTACCGCTACTTCAGACGGTGCGACCGCAGCCCAAGAAGCCAGTGGCTATATCAAGAAATTACGGGCAGAAGGCAAGTACGAATAA